The proteins below are encoded in one region of Cyclopterus lumpus isolate fCycLum1 chromosome 8, fCycLum1.pri, whole genome shotgun sequence:
- the smarca4a gene encoding SWI/SNF related, matrix associated, actin dependent regulator of chromatin, subfamily a, member 4a isoform X2: MSTPDPPMGGTPRPGPSPGPGPSPGGMMGPSPGPSPGSAHSMMGPSPGPPGSGHPHPPQGPSGYPQDNMHQMHKPMEAMHEKGMPDDPRYAQMKGMSMRPGGHSGMGPPPSPMDQHSQGYPSPLGGSEHAPSPVPANGPPSGPMMPGGPSGPGAGPMEGSVDPNQGMGQPNRGVPQGPGGPSVAGGVPGCAGGPAPFNQNQLHQLRAQIMAYKMLARSQPLPDHLQMAVQGKRPMPGMQQQPMPNMPLSTGPGVGPGVVPGPAQANYNRPHVMVGPNMVPPGPAGVPPGMQGPPTNGPPKSWPEGPMVNAAAPSNPPQKLIPPQPTGRPSPAPPSVPPAASPVMPPQTQSPGQPAQPPTMMLHQKQNRITPIQKPRGLDPVEILQEREYRLQARIAHRIQELENLPGSLAGDLRTKATIELKALRLLSFQRQLRQEVVVCMRRDTALETALNAKAYKRSKRQSLREARITEKLEKQQKIEQERKRRQKHQEYLNSILQHAKDFKEYHRSITAKLQKATKAIATYHANTEREQKKENERIEKERMRRLMAEDEEGYRKLIDQKKDKRLAYLLQQTDEYVANLTELVRAHKAVQALREKKKKKKKKKPATLEGVITSLGPDGEPLDETSQMSDLPVKVIHMDSGKILTGGEAPKAGQLETWLEMNPGYEIAPRSDSEESGSEEEYEEDEEEEQPHSSATQVVVVEEKKKLPNPDEVDVLHIIEHAKQDVDDEYGNASFNRGLQSYYAVAHAVTETVDNQSTLLINGQLKQYQIKGLEWLVSLYNNNLNGILADEMGLGKTIQTIALITHLMEYKRLNGPFLIIVPLSTLSNWVYEFDKWAPSVVKISYKGSPAARRAFIPILRSGKFNVLLTTYEYIIKDKQVLAKLRWKYMIVDEGHRMKNHHCKLTQVLNTHYLAPRRVLLTGTPLQNKLPELWALLNFLLPTIFKSCTTFEQWFNAPFAMTGEKVDLNEEETILIIRRLHKVLRPFLLRRLKKEVEAQLPEKVEYVIKCDMSALQRVLYRHMQAKGVLLTDGSEKDKKGKGGTKTLMNTIMQLRKICNHPYMFQHIEESFSEHLGYSGGVVSGPDLYRSSGKFELLDRILPKLRATDHKVLLFCQMTTLMTIMEDYFAYRSFKYLRLDGTTKAEDRGMLLKTFNDPASEYFVFLLSTRAGGLGLNLQSADTVIIYDSDWNPHQDLQAQDRAHRIGQQNEVRVLRLCTVNSVEEKILAAAKYKLNVDQKVIQAGMFDQKSSGCERRAFLQAILEHEEQDEVGAQEGSRARGQWEEDEVPDDETVNQMIARSEEEFEQFMRMDLDRRREEARNPKRKPRLMEEDDMPSWILKDDAEVERLTCQEEEEKLFGRGSRQRKEVDYSDSLTEKQWLKAIEEGNLEDIEEEVRHKKTTRKRKRDRDHDGPATPSSSSGRGRDKDEDVKKAKKRGRPPAEKLSPNPMSLTKKMKKIVDAVIKYKDGTNGRQLSEVFIQLPSRKELPEYYELIRKPVDFRKIKERIRSHKYRGLNDLEKDVMLLCQNAQTFNLEGSLIYEDSIVLQSVFTSVRQKIEKEDESEGEESEEEEDDLDEGSESESRSVKVKIKLSRKEKGDRGGKGQRRRGRGSRAKPVVSDDDSEEEQEEERSASGSEED, encoded by the exons ATGTCCACTCCTGACCCCCCGATGGGAGGGACACCTCGGCCGGGACCCTCCCCAGGCCCAGGGCCATCTCCAGGAGGAATGATGGGCCCGAGTCCCGGTCCCTCTCCCGGCTCAGCCCATAGCATGATGGGGCCCAGCCCAGGACCTCCTGGATCTGGACACCCGCACCCTCCACAGGGACCCTCAGGATATCCACAGGACAACATGCACCAGATGCACAAA CCCATGGAAGCCATGCATGAGAAGGGGATGCCCGATGACCCCCGGTATGCTCAGATGAAGGGCATGAGCATGAGACCAGGAGGACACAGTGGGATGGGACCCCCTCCGAGCCCTATGGACCAACACTCCCAAG GATACCCCTCTCCATTGGGAGGCTCAGAGCACGCGCCCAGCCCTGTCCCAGCCAACGGCCCTCCCTCTGGCCCCATGATGCCCGGAGGTCCCTCCGGCCCCGGGGCTGGCCCTATGGAGGGCAGCGTGGACCCGAACCAGGGAATGGGTCAACCTAACCGCGGGGTCCCCCAGGGTCCAGGCGGACCCAGTGTTGCAGGAGGTGTGCCCGGCTGTGCAGGTGGGCCCGCGCCTTTCAACCAGAACCAGTTGCACCAACTCAGGGCTCAGATTATGGCCTACAAGATGCTGGCACGAAGTCAGCCCTTACCGGATCACCTGCAGATGGCCGTGCAGGGGAAGAGGCCCATGCCAGGGATGCAGCAACAGCCGATGCCCAACATGCCGCTCTCCACGGGGCCTGGTGTTGGGCCTGGAGTTGTTCCGGGACCCGCTCAGGCCAACTACAACCGACCACATG TCATGGTAGGTCCTAATATGGTGCCTCCTGGACCTGCAGGAGTTCCCCCTGGTATGCAAGGCCCGCCTACCAATGGACCCCCTAAATCATGGCCCGAAG gacCAATGGTGAATGCCGCTGCCCCCTCCAACCCTCCCCAGAAGCTGATTCCACCACAACCCACTGGCAGACCCTCTCCCGCTCCCCCCTCCGTTCCCCCCGCCGCCTCCCCCGTGATGCCCCCTCAGACACAGTCCCCAGGACAGCCCGCCCAGCCGCCTACCATGATGCTTCACCAGAAGCAGAACCGTATAACCCCCATCCAAAAGCCCCGCGGGCTGGACCCGGTGGAGATCCTCCAGGAAAgagagtacag gCTACAGGCTCGTATTGCTCACCGTATCCAGGAGCTGGAGAACCTGCCTGGTTCTCTAGCCGGTGACCTGCGCACCAAGGCCACCATCGAGCTCAAGGCCCTGAGGCTGCTTAGCTTCCAGAGACAG CTGCGTCAGGAGGTGGTGGTCTGCATGCGCCGTGACACCGCTCTGGAAACGGCCCTCAACGCCAAGGCCTACAAGCGCAGCAAACGGCAGTCGCTGCGCGAGGCCCGCATCACCGAGAAGCTTGAGAAACAGCAGAAGATTGAACAGGAAAGGAAACGTCGCCAGAAACACCAG GAATACCTCAACAGCATCCTGCAGCACGCCAAGGATTTCAAGGAGTACCACCGCTCCATCACCGCGAAGCTCCAGAAGGCCACCAAAGCCATCGCCACCTACCACGCCAACACCGAGCGCGAGCAGAAGAAAGAGAACGAGCGCATCGAAAAGGAGAGGATGCGCAGGCTGATG gctgaagatgaagagggcTACCGTAAACTTATCGACCAGAAGAAAGACAAGCGTCTGGCCTACCTGCTGCAGCAGACGGACGAGTATGTGGCCAACCTCACTGAGCTGGTGCGCGCCCACAAAGCTGTGCAGGCtctcagagagaagaaaaagaagaagaagaagaagaag CCAGCAACTCTGGAAGGTGTCATTACCTCCCTGGGACCAGATGGAGAG CCTTTAGATGAGACCAGTCAAATGAGCGACCTTCCGGTGAAGGTCATCCACATGGACAGTGGGAAGATCCTGACTGGGGGGGAAGCACCGAAGGCTGGCCAGCTAGAGACCTGGCTGGAAATGAACCCAGG ATACGAAATTGCACCGCGCTCCGACAGTGAAGAAAGCGGTTCAGAAGAAGAGTATGAGGAG gatgaagaagaggagcaacCTCATTCCTCTGCGACtcaagtagtagtagtagaggagaagaagaagcttccCAACCCGGATGAAGTGGATGTCCTGCACATCATCGA ACACGCCAAGCAGGATGTCGATGACGAGTACGGCAATGCAAGTTTCAACCGAGGCCTGCAGTCCTACTACGCTGTGGCCCACGCCGTCACCGAGACGGTGGATAACCAGTCCACGCTGCTGATCAACGGGCAGCTCAAGCAATACCAG ATCAAAGGTTTAGAGTGGCTGGTGTCGctttacaacaacaacttgaaTGGCATCCTGGCAGATGAGATGGGTCTGGGGAAAACGATCCAGACCATCGCCCTCATCACTCACCTCATGGAGTACAAGCGCCTCAACGGGCCCTTCCTCATCATTGTACCTCTCTC aaCTCTATCAAACTGGGTCTACGAGTTTGATAAGTGGGCCCCATCTGTCGTAAAAATCTCATACAAG GGCTCTCCAGCTGCTCGTCGTGCATTCATTCCCATCCTGCGCAGCGGCAAGTTCAACGTGCTGCTCACCACGTACGAGTATATTATCAAAGACAAGCAGGTGCTGGCAAAG CTTCGCTGGAAGTACATGATCGTGGACGAGGGCCATCGCATGAAGAACCACCACTGTAAGCTGACCCAGGTCCTGAACACTCACTACTTGGCCCCGCGCCGCGTGCTGCTCACAGGCACACCGCTGCAGAACAAGCTGCCCGAGCTCTGGGCCCTGCTCAACTTCCTCCTGCCCACCATTTTCAAGAGCTGCACCACATTCGAGCAGTGGTTCAACGCCCCCTTCGCCATGACTGGAGAGAAG GTTGACCTGAATGAAGAAGAGACCATTCTGATCATTCGGCGTTTACACAAGGTGCTCAGGCCGTTCCTGCTGCGCCGACTCAAGAAAGAAGTCGAGGCTCAGCTACCAGAGAAG GTGGAGTACGTGATTAAATGCGACATGTCAGCCCTGCAGAGGGTTTTGTACAGACACATGCAGGCCAAGGGAGTGTTGCTCACAGATGGAtcagaaaaggacaaaaag GGTAAAGGTGGCACGAAGACCCTGATGAACACTATCATGCAACTGAGAAAGATCTGCAACCACCCTTACATGTTCCAGCACATTGAG gagTCTTTCTCCGAGCATCTCGGCTACTCTGGTGGAGTCGTGAGCGG CCCTGACCTGTACCGCTCCTCTGGGAAGTTTGAGCTGCTGGACCGCATCCTGCCCAAGCTGAGGGCCACCGACCACAAAGTGCTGCTCTTCTGTCAAATGACCACACTCATGACCATCATGGAGGACTACTTTGCCTACCGCAGCTTCAAGTACCTGCGTCTGGATG GAACCACCAAGGCAGAGGACCGCGGCATGCTGCTGAAGACGTTCAATGACCCGGCCTCGGAGTACTTTGTGTTCCTACTCAGCACCAGGGCAGGAGGCCTGGGCCTCAACCTGCAGTCTGCTGACACCGTCATCATCTATGACAGCGACTGGAACCCACATCAG GACCTGCAGGCCCAGGACCGAGCCCACCGCATTGGTCAGCAGAACGAGGTGCGCGTGCTCCGCCTCTGCACCGTCAACAGCGTGGAGGAGAAGATCCTGGCGGCGGCCAAGTACAAGCTGAACGTGGATCAGAAGGTCATCCAGGCCGGCATGTTCGACCAGAAGTCCTCCGGCTGCGAGCGTCGGGCCTTCTTGCAGGCCATCCTGGAGCACGAGGAACAGGACGAGGTCGGGGCTCAAGAAGGCAGCCGTGCCAGGGGGCAGTGG gaggaagacgaagtgCCCGATGATGAAACTGTTAATCAGATGATAGCCAGAAGTGAAGAGGAGTTTGAGCAGTTCATG CGCATGGATCTAGACAGACGCCGCGAGGAGGCCCGTAACCCTAAGAGGAAACCCCGtctgatggaggaggacgatATGCCCAGCTGGATTTTGAAAGACGATGCTGAGGTCGAGAGGCTGACTtgccaagaggaggaggagaagctgttTGGCAGAGGATCCCGCCAGCGCAAGGAGGTGGACTACAGCGACTCGCTCACGGAGAAACAATGGCTCAAG GCCATAGAGGAGGGAAATCTAGAGGACATCGAAGAGGAAGTGCGCCACAAAAAGACGACCAGAAAGCGCAAGAGGGACCGCGACCACGACGGCCCGGCCACACCCAGCTCCAGCAGTGGTCGCGGGCGGGACAAGGACGAGGATGTGAAGAAGGCGAAGAAGCGTGGGCGCCCGCCTGCCGAGAAGCTCTCCCCCAACCCGATGTCCCTcacgaagaagatgaagaagatcgTCGACGCCGTCATCAAATATAAGGACGG GACTAACGGGCGTCAGCTGAGCGAAGTCTTCATCCAGCTGCCGTCTCGCAAGGAGCTGCCCGAGTACTACGAGCTCATCCGCAAACCAGTGGACTTCAGAAAGATCAAG GAGAGGATCCGGAGCCACAAGTACCGCGGCCTGAACGACCTGGAGAAGGATGTGATGCTGCTCTGTCAAAATGCCCAGACTTTCAACCTGGAGGGGTCTCTG ATCTATGAGGACTCCATTGTGCTGCAGTCCGTCTTCACCAGCGTGAGGCAGAAGATTGAGAAGGAGGACGAGAGCGAAGGAGAGgaaagtgaggaagaggaggatgaccTAGACGAAGGCTCCGAGTCTGAAT CTCGTTCAGTGAAGGTGAAGATCAAGCTGAGCCGGAAAGAAAAGGGGGATCGAGGGGGAAAAGGACAGCGGCGGAGGGGCCGTGGTTCCCGGGCTAAACCTGTGGTGAGCGACGATGACAgcgaggaggaacaggaagag
- the smarca4a gene encoding SWI/SNF related, matrix associated, actin dependent regulator of chromatin, subfamily a, member 4a isoform X1 — protein MSTPDPPMGGTPRPGPSPGPGPSPGGMMGPSPGPSPGSAHSMMGPSPGPPGSGHPHPPQGPSGYPQDNMHQMHKPMEAMHEKGMPDDPRYAQMKGMSMRPGGHSGMGPPPSPMDQHSQGYPSPLGGSEHAPSPVPANGPPSGPMMPGGPSGPGAGPMEGSVDPNQGMGQPNRGVPQGPGGPSVAGGVPGCAGGPAPFNQNQLHQLRAQIMAYKMLARSQPLPDHLQMAVQGKRPMPGMQQQPMPNMPLSTGPGVGPGVVPGPAQANYNRPHVMVGPNMVPPGPAGVPPGMQGPPTNGPPKSWPEGPMVNAAAPSNPPQKLIPPQPTGRPSPAPPSVPPAASPVMPPQTQSPGQPAQPPTMMLHQKQNRITPIQKPRGLDPVEILQEREYRLQARIAHRIQELENLPGSLAGDLRTKATIELKALRLLSFQRQLRQEVVVCMRRDTALETALNAKAYKRSKRQSLREARITEKLEKQQKIEQERKRRQKHQEYLNSILQHAKDFKEYHRSITAKLQKATKAIATYHANTEREQKKENERIEKERMRRLMAEDEEGYRKLIDQKKDKRLAYLLQQTDEYVANLTELVRAHKAVQALREKKKKKKKKKKPATLEGVITSLGPDGEPLDETSQMSDLPVKVIHMDSGKILTGGEAPKAGQLETWLEMNPGYEIAPRSDSEESGSEEEYEEDEEEEQPHSSATQVVVVEEKKKLPNPDEVDVLHIIEHAKQDVDDEYGNASFNRGLQSYYAVAHAVTETVDNQSTLLINGQLKQYQIKGLEWLVSLYNNNLNGILADEMGLGKTIQTIALITHLMEYKRLNGPFLIIVPLSTLSNWVYEFDKWAPSVVKISYKGSPAARRAFIPILRSGKFNVLLTTYEYIIKDKQVLAKLRWKYMIVDEGHRMKNHHCKLTQVLNTHYLAPRRVLLTGTPLQNKLPELWALLNFLLPTIFKSCTTFEQWFNAPFAMTGEKVDLNEEETILIIRRLHKVLRPFLLRRLKKEVEAQLPEKVEYVIKCDMSALQRVLYRHMQAKGVLLTDGSEKDKKGKGGTKTLMNTIMQLRKICNHPYMFQHIEESFSEHLGYSGGVVSGPDLYRSSGKFELLDRILPKLRATDHKVLLFCQMTTLMTIMEDYFAYRSFKYLRLDGTTKAEDRGMLLKTFNDPASEYFVFLLSTRAGGLGLNLQSADTVIIYDSDWNPHQDLQAQDRAHRIGQQNEVRVLRLCTVNSVEEKILAAAKYKLNVDQKVIQAGMFDQKSSGCERRAFLQAILEHEEQDEVGAQEGSRARGQWEEDEVPDDETVNQMIARSEEEFEQFMRMDLDRRREEARNPKRKPRLMEEDDMPSWILKDDAEVERLTCQEEEEKLFGRGSRQRKEVDYSDSLTEKQWLKAIEEGNLEDIEEEVRHKKTTRKRKRDRDHDGPATPSSSSGRGRDKDEDVKKAKKRGRPPAEKLSPNPMSLTKKMKKIVDAVIKYKDGTNGRQLSEVFIQLPSRKELPEYYELIRKPVDFRKIKERIRSHKYRGLNDLEKDVMLLCQNAQTFNLEGSLIYEDSIVLQSVFTSVRQKIEKEDESEGEESEEEEDDLDEGSESESRSVKVKIKLSRKEKGDRGGKGQRRRGRGSRAKPVVSDDDSEEEQEEERSASGSEED, from the exons ATGTCCACTCCTGACCCCCCGATGGGAGGGACACCTCGGCCGGGACCCTCCCCAGGCCCAGGGCCATCTCCAGGAGGAATGATGGGCCCGAGTCCCGGTCCCTCTCCCGGCTCAGCCCATAGCATGATGGGGCCCAGCCCAGGACCTCCTGGATCTGGACACCCGCACCCTCCACAGGGACCCTCAGGATATCCACAGGACAACATGCACCAGATGCACAAA CCCATGGAAGCCATGCATGAGAAGGGGATGCCCGATGACCCCCGGTATGCTCAGATGAAGGGCATGAGCATGAGACCAGGAGGACACAGTGGGATGGGACCCCCTCCGAGCCCTATGGACCAACACTCCCAAG GATACCCCTCTCCATTGGGAGGCTCAGAGCACGCGCCCAGCCCTGTCCCAGCCAACGGCCCTCCCTCTGGCCCCATGATGCCCGGAGGTCCCTCCGGCCCCGGGGCTGGCCCTATGGAGGGCAGCGTGGACCCGAACCAGGGAATGGGTCAACCTAACCGCGGGGTCCCCCAGGGTCCAGGCGGACCCAGTGTTGCAGGAGGTGTGCCCGGCTGTGCAGGTGGGCCCGCGCCTTTCAACCAGAACCAGTTGCACCAACTCAGGGCTCAGATTATGGCCTACAAGATGCTGGCACGAAGTCAGCCCTTACCGGATCACCTGCAGATGGCCGTGCAGGGGAAGAGGCCCATGCCAGGGATGCAGCAACAGCCGATGCCCAACATGCCGCTCTCCACGGGGCCTGGTGTTGGGCCTGGAGTTGTTCCGGGACCCGCTCAGGCCAACTACAACCGACCACATG TCATGGTAGGTCCTAATATGGTGCCTCCTGGACCTGCAGGAGTTCCCCCTGGTATGCAAGGCCCGCCTACCAATGGACCCCCTAAATCATGGCCCGAAG gacCAATGGTGAATGCCGCTGCCCCCTCCAACCCTCCCCAGAAGCTGATTCCACCACAACCCACTGGCAGACCCTCTCCCGCTCCCCCCTCCGTTCCCCCCGCCGCCTCCCCCGTGATGCCCCCTCAGACACAGTCCCCAGGACAGCCCGCCCAGCCGCCTACCATGATGCTTCACCAGAAGCAGAACCGTATAACCCCCATCCAAAAGCCCCGCGGGCTGGACCCGGTGGAGATCCTCCAGGAAAgagagtacag gCTACAGGCTCGTATTGCTCACCGTATCCAGGAGCTGGAGAACCTGCCTGGTTCTCTAGCCGGTGACCTGCGCACCAAGGCCACCATCGAGCTCAAGGCCCTGAGGCTGCTTAGCTTCCAGAGACAG CTGCGTCAGGAGGTGGTGGTCTGCATGCGCCGTGACACCGCTCTGGAAACGGCCCTCAACGCCAAGGCCTACAAGCGCAGCAAACGGCAGTCGCTGCGCGAGGCCCGCATCACCGAGAAGCTTGAGAAACAGCAGAAGATTGAACAGGAAAGGAAACGTCGCCAGAAACACCAG GAATACCTCAACAGCATCCTGCAGCACGCCAAGGATTTCAAGGAGTACCACCGCTCCATCACCGCGAAGCTCCAGAAGGCCACCAAAGCCATCGCCACCTACCACGCCAACACCGAGCGCGAGCAGAAGAAAGAGAACGAGCGCATCGAAAAGGAGAGGATGCGCAGGCTGATG gctgaagatgaagagggcTACCGTAAACTTATCGACCAGAAGAAAGACAAGCGTCTGGCCTACCTGCTGCAGCAGACGGACGAGTATGTGGCCAACCTCACTGAGCTGGTGCGCGCCCACAAAGCTGTGCAGGCtctcagagagaagaaaaagaagaagaagaagaagaag AAGCCAGCAACTCTGGAAGGTGTCATTACCTCCCTGGGACCAGATGGAGAG CCTTTAGATGAGACCAGTCAAATGAGCGACCTTCCGGTGAAGGTCATCCACATGGACAGTGGGAAGATCCTGACTGGGGGGGAAGCACCGAAGGCTGGCCAGCTAGAGACCTGGCTGGAAATGAACCCAGG ATACGAAATTGCACCGCGCTCCGACAGTGAAGAAAGCGGTTCAGAAGAAGAGTATGAGGAG gatgaagaagaggagcaacCTCATTCCTCTGCGACtcaagtagtagtagtagaggagaagaagaagcttccCAACCCGGATGAAGTGGATGTCCTGCACATCATCGA ACACGCCAAGCAGGATGTCGATGACGAGTACGGCAATGCAAGTTTCAACCGAGGCCTGCAGTCCTACTACGCTGTGGCCCACGCCGTCACCGAGACGGTGGATAACCAGTCCACGCTGCTGATCAACGGGCAGCTCAAGCAATACCAG ATCAAAGGTTTAGAGTGGCTGGTGTCGctttacaacaacaacttgaaTGGCATCCTGGCAGATGAGATGGGTCTGGGGAAAACGATCCAGACCATCGCCCTCATCACTCACCTCATGGAGTACAAGCGCCTCAACGGGCCCTTCCTCATCATTGTACCTCTCTC aaCTCTATCAAACTGGGTCTACGAGTTTGATAAGTGGGCCCCATCTGTCGTAAAAATCTCATACAAG GGCTCTCCAGCTGCTCGTCGTGCATTCATTCCCATCCTGCGCAGCGGCAAGTTCAACGTGCTGCTCACCACGTACGAGTATATTATCAAAGACAAGCAGGTGCTGGCAAAG CTTCGCTGGAAGTACATGATCGTGGACGAGGGCCATCGCATGAAGAACCACCACTGTAAGCTGACCCAGGTCCTGAACACTCACTACTTGGCCCCGCGCCGCGTGCTGCTCACAGGCACACCGCTGCAGAACAAGCTGCCCGAGCTCTGGGCCCTGCTCAACTTCCTCCTGCCCACCATTTTCAAGAGCTGCACCACATTCGAGCAGTGGTTCAACGCCCCCTTCGCCATGACTGGAGAGAAG GTTGACCTGAATGAAGAAGAGACCATTCTGATCATTCGGCGTTTACACAAGGTGCTCAGGCCGTTCCTGCTGCGCCGACTCAAGAAAGAAGTCGAGGCTCAGCTACCAGAGAAG GTGGAGTACGTGATTAAATGCGACATGTCAGCCCTGCAGAGGGTTTTGTACAGACACATGCAGGCCAAGGGAGTGTTGCTCACAGATGGAtcagaaaaggacaaaaag GGTAAAGGTGGCACGAAGACCCTGATGAACACTATCATGCAACTGAGAAAGATCTGCAACCACCCTTACATGTTCCAGCACATTGAG gagTCTTTCTCCGAGCATCTCGGCTACTCTGGTGGAGTCGTGAGCGG CCCTGACCTGTACCGCTCCTCTGGGAAGTTTGAGCTGCTGGACCGCATCCTGCCCAAGCTGAGGGCCACCGACCACAAAGTGCTGCTCTTCTGTCAAATGACCACACTCATGACCATCATGGAGGACTACTTTGCCTACCGCAGCTTCAAGTACCTGCGTCTGGATG GAACCACCAAGGCAGAGGACCGCGGCATGCTGCTGAAGACGTTCAATGACCCGGCCTCGGAGTACTTTGTGTTCCTACTCAGCACCAGGGCAGGAGGCCTGGGCCTCAACCTGCAGTCTGCTGACACCGTCATCATCTATGACAGCGACTGGAACCCACATCAG GACCTGCAGGCCCAGGACCGAGCCCACCGCATTGGTCAGCAGAACGAGGTGCGCGTGCTCCGCCTCTGCACCGTCAACAGCGTGGAGGAGAAGATCCTGGCGGCGGCCAAGTACAAGCTGAACGTGGATCAGAAGGTCATCCAGGCCGGCATGTTCGACCAGAAGTCCTCCGGCTGCGAGCGTCGGGCCTTCTTGCAGGCCATCCTGGAGCACGAGGAACAGGACGAGGTCGGGGCTCAAGAAGGCAGCCGTGCCAGGGGGCAGTGG gaggaagacgaagtgCCCGATGATGAAACTGTTAATCAGATGATAGCCAGAAGTGAAGAGGAGTTTGAGCAGTTCATG CGCATGGATCTAGACAGACGCCGCGAGGAGGCCCGTAACCCTAAGAGGAAACCCCGtctgatggaggaggacgatATGCCCAGCTGGATTTTGAAAGACGATGCTGAGGTCGAGAGGCTGACTtgccaagaggaggaggagaagctgttTGGCAGAGGATCCCGCCAGCGCAAGGAGGTGGACTACAGCGACTCGCTCACGGAGAAACAATGGCTCAAG GCCATAGAGGAGGGAAATCTAGAGGACATCGAAGAGGAAGTGCGCCACAAAAAGACGACCAGAAAGCGCAAGAGGGACCGCGACCACGACGGCCCGGCCACACCCAGCTCCAGCAGTGGTCGCGGGCGGGACAAGGACGAGGATGTGAAGAAGGCGAAGAAGCGTGGGCGCCCGCCTGCCGAGAAGCTCTCCCCCAACCCGATGTCCCTcacgaagaagatgaagaagatcgTCGACGCCGTCATCAAATATAAGGACGG GACTAACGGGCGTCAGCTGAGCGAAGTCTTCATCCAGCTGCCGTCTCGCAAGGAGCTGCCCGAGTACTACGAGCTCATCCGCAAACCAGTGGACTTCAGAAAGATCAAG GAGAGGATCCGGAGCCACAAGTACCGCGGCCTGAACGACCTGGAGAAGGATGTGATGCTGCTCTGTCAAAATGCCCAGACTTTCAACCTGGAGGGGTCTCTG ATCTATGAGGACTCCATTGTGCTGCAGTCCGTCTTCACCAGCGTGAGGCAGAAGATTGAGAAGGAGGACGAGAGCGAAGGAGAGgaaagtgaggaagaggaggatgaccTAGACGAAGGCTCCGAGTCTGAAT CTCGTTCAGTGAAGGTGAAGATCAAGCTGAGCCGGAAAGAAAAGGGGGATCGAGGGGGAAAAGGACAGCGGCGGAGGGGCCGTGGTTCCCGGGCTAAACCTGTGGTGAGCGACGATGACAgcgaggaggaacaggaagag